The sequence below is a genomic window from Myxococcota bacterium.
CAGGATCTGGGGGGACACGCCTTCCTCGGCCAGCAGGGCGTCGGACGGGTAGTCCTCGACGAGGACGGGCACGTCGTCGACGTACTCGCGGATCGAGCGCGGCAGGTTGTCGATCGCCTCGGCGACCGCCCCGCGGAAGAACTCGGGGTCGACCGCCACGGGCAGCGGGTAGTGGTGGGGGTCGAGGGCGTTCGCCGCCTCGAAGGCGCGCTCGGAGTTGTCGGCGTCCCCGAGTCGCTCGAGCACCAGCGCCAGGTGGTAGAAGGCGTGTCCCGACTCGGGGTCGAGGATGGTGGCGGCCTCGAGGGCACGGCGGGCATCGTCGAAGCGACCGAGCTCGAAGAGGATCTGACCGTCGAAGGCGCGGTAGACGGGCACATCGCCGGCGGTCTTGATCGCTCGGCGGGTCAGGAACAGGGCTCCCTCGAGGTCGTCGAGGTAGAACACCGCCTTTGCCTTCAGGTAGTAGACCTCGCCCTCGCTGCTGCGGTCGAGGCGCGGCAGGCTGGCCTGTCCGCCCAACAGCTCGTCGCAGAGCGCCACAGCCTGCTCGTACTCGCCGAGGTCCTCGACGAGCAGCTCGGCACGATTCAAATGCGCCGTGATGAACTTGGGATCGGCCTGCAGCGAGCGCTCGAATTCGTAGAGCGACTCTTCCACGCGCCCTTCGTCCCAGAGGATCTCGCCGCGGCCGTTGTGGGCCTCGGCGCCATCGGGATGCGCGCGGAGCGCTTCATCGAGCCATGCCAGGGCTTCATCGATGCGTCCGCCGTGAGACGCTTCCATCGCCTGGTCGAGACAGTCCCAGTACCGATCGTTGTTCTTCATGCCCCGTCCGCTGGAGTAGGGGGGGAGGCCCCAGCCGGTGGTCGAAGGCGCAGCATAGCAGACGGGCCCTTCCGAACGGCGTTCGCGGCTCCGTCGGGAGGAACCCGCAACCTCTCGTTATCAATGGGGAAAAGGGAATTTTTGCGCATGCGATCGGGCATCGCCGCGGGCCGG
It includes:
- a CDS encoding metallopeptidase family protein — encoded protein: MKNNDRYWDCLDQAMEASHGGRIDEALAWLDEALRAHPDGAEAHNGRGEILWDEGRVEESLYEFERSLQADPKFITAHLNRAELLVEDLGEYEQAVALCDELLGGQASLPRLDRSSEGEVYYLKAKAVFYLDDLEGALFLTRRAIKTAGDVPVYRAFDGQILFELGRFDDARRALEAATILDPESGHAFYHLALVLERLGDADNSERAFEAANALDPHHYPLPVAVDPEFFRGAVAEAIDNLPRSIREYVDDVPVLVEDYPSDALLAEEGVSPQILGIYIGTPRTEGGPTHQPTDVTRVILFQKNLEKICRDRDDLIEQIQITVRHEIGHHLGLSEEDLERLGLA